The proteins below come from a single Mytilus edulis chromosome 5, xbMytEdul2.2, whole genome shotgun sequence genomic window:
- the LOC139524931 gene encoding mRNA export factor GLE1-like has product MEFNLRPQWRLSNFRSQRPVCGKCGIGHSRLCFATFKNCYKCGEKGHYARMCNIHKPSVEVKGHQKFNDIKVKSKKRADRDRSRFNEHFDRKRQMFELPFTNTRNTAFVSALDTTNSVKVELKRIKEKLKEKNINSGKFKFQHTCSKKDEEISDLKEELNSIKTSLDSHVIQIKELQEELEKFKATPEDLDMFNLHWRNEFLKSENLRIMEACNKERRQHHLVKCKFDEDYEEIVANHPKYVNLAFDYEQLQRTVGQQYTESLKNWKEEIEQLKKKNEQQDLVIKRYQQQQQLQNQQKLIQQPQQWNQQPQHWNPQPQQWTQQQDEYHHGHFNHRRNNRHDRREHGGRF; this is encoded by the coding sequence ATGGAATTTAATTTAAGACCCCAATGGAGATTATCGAACTTTCGAAGTCAAAGACCAGTATGTGGTAAATGTGGAATTGGGCATAGCAGATTATGTTTTGCCACTTtcaaaaattgttataaatgtggAGAAAAGGGACATTATGCAAGAATGTGTAACATTCATAAACCATCAGTGGAAGTAAAAGGACATCAGAAGTTTAATGACATCAAAGTGAAAAGTAAGAAGAGAGCAGACAGGGACCGATCCAGATTCAATGAACATTTTGACAGAAAACGACAAATGTTTGAATTACCATTTACAAACACCAGAAATACAGCTTTTGTAAGTGCTTTGGACACAACGAATTCAGTTAAAGTCGAATTGAaaagaattaaagaaaaattaaaagagaaaaatatcaacagtggaaaatttaaatttcaacatacATGTAGCAAGAAAGATGAAGAAATAAGTGATCTGAAAGAAGAGCTAAACTCAATCAAGACAAGTTTAGATTCACATGTTATACAAATTAAGGAATTACAAGAGGAATTAGAAAAGTTTAAAGCCACACCAGAAGATCTAGATATGTTTAATCTACATTGGAGgaatgaatttttaaaaagtgaaaatttGAGGATCATGGAAGCGTGCAATAAGGAAAGAAGACAGCATCACTTAGTTAAGTGTAAATTTGATGAAGATTATGAGGAAATTGTTGCAAACCATCCAAAGTATGTGAATTTAGCATTTGATTATGAGCAATTGCAAAGAACAGTAGGCCAGCAATATACAGAATCACTAAAAAATTGGAAAGAAGAAATAGagcaattgaaaaagaaaaatgaacaacAAGATTTAGTGATAAAACGGTACCAGCAACAACAACAGCTCCAAAACCAGCAAAAGTTGATTCAACAACCGCAACAATGGAATCAACAACCACAACATTGGAATCCACAACCGCAACAATGGACTCAACAACAAGATGAGTATCATCACGGACATTTTAACCATCGTCGAaacaatagacatgatagaagagAACATGGAGGAAGATTTTAA